The following proteins are encoded in a genomic region of Arcobacter cloacae:
- a CDS encoding rhodanese-like domain-containing protein, whose product MIKIILGSLVLASSIFAVDLQTSGVEVKFKNSKDEQKTVVIKREKKEECKDVAFDPKVVYGGEHQVSDSVSANCKRAFVTYMGKISPIKYSDKVETFGEVEVLDFIEKSKTDKNMLLVDSRTENWFYHETIPTAVNIPYIYTKKSQYPDEFEEYMEILGVTKVDGKYNFANAKTVLMFCNGAWCGQSPESMKELIAIGYPEEKLKWYRGGMQSWLSLGLTTVKP is encoded by the coding sequence ATGATTAAAATAATTTTAGGAAGTTTAGTTTTAGCATCTTCAATTTTTGCAGTTGATTTACAAACAAGTGGTGTTGAAGTTAAATTTAAAAATTCAAAAGATGAACAAAAAACAGTTGTTATAAAAAGAGAAAAAAAAGAAGAGTGTAAAGATGTAGCATTTGATCCCAAAGTTGTATACGGAGGAGAGCATCAAGTTTCTGATTCTGTAAGTGCTAATTGTAAAAGAGCATTTGTAACTTATATGGGAAAAATCTCACCTATAAAATACTCTGATAAAGTTGAAACTTTTGGAGAAGTTGAAGTTTTAGACTTTATTGAAAAATCAAAAACAGATAAAAATATGCTTTTAGTTGATTCAAGAACTGAAAATTGGTTTTATCATGAAACTATTCCAACAGCTGTAAATATTCCATATATTTATACAAAAAAATCTCAATATCCTGATGAATTTGAGGAATATATGGAAATTTTAGGTGTTACAAAAGTAGATGGAAAATATAATTTTGCAAATGCAAAAACAGTTTTGATGTTTTGTAATGGAGCGTGGTGTGGACAATCACCTGAATCTATGAAAGAACTAATCGCTATTGGATACCCTGAAGAAAAACTAAAATGGTATAGAGGTGGAATGCAATCGTGGTTAAGTTTAGGATTAACTACTGTAAAACCATAA
- a CDS encoding valine--tRNA ligase: protein MSEKYEPSQVEDKFYKIWEERGYFEIDGNKSIWKTDSNGKQKTFSIMMPPPNVTGSLHIGHALTFTLQDIITRYKRMDGFKTLWQPGTDHAGIATQNVVEKQLLAEGTTKEEIGREKFLERAWKQKETSGGNIVHQMRKLGVTPAWKRERFTMDEGLKEAVKEAFISLYNEGHITQNNYMVNWCTHDGALSDIEVEHEEVNGKFYHMIYKFADGSGELQVATTRPETYFGDTAIMVHPEDERYKSIVGKEVLLPLTNRTIKVITDSHVDMEFGTGVVKVTPAHDQNDYEVGKRHDLEFIKVFDEKGILNEYCGEFAGLERLEARPIIVKALEEAGYIVKIEEHTHQVGHCYRCKNIVEPFISQQWFLSSEMAQESIRKTKETTKERAVSGEHNGTLFHPAHWINSYTAWMDELRPWCISRQLWWGHRIPVFTCDDCGHQWADKADEPEICPKCGSKHYTQDPDVLDTWFSSALWAMSPLGWGNNGKLEELYNSTDEEDFYPNSLLITGFDIMFFWVARMMMMGEHFKKQLPFEDIYMHALVRDEHGAKMSKSKGNVIDPLDMVNEHSADIIRFTLAYLCVQGRDIKLGAKNLEQFRNFTNKLYNASNFLQLNVETFPDLKDIEIKTPLGLYMQSKLSDAVDELRNALETYKFNESASILYKFVWNEFCDWGIEYAKASKDSVVELGAIFKETLKMVSPFMPFISDYLYHKLSGTTLEDGDSLMIMNFPKEIAKNQEIEDMFAIIEEAITAIRRAKVIIDMGNSKIAKAYLKINKNIDEKTAKPFIEKLAKVENLEFVSAKVENSITDVSDNLEVYIPTGEIDMTPIISKLTKQQEKLEKEIAKLSGMLNNERFVANAPANVLEENRAGLASAENKLAKVVAELKSLS, encoded by the coding sequence ATGAGCGAAAAATACGAACCGTCACAAGTAGAAGATAAATTTTATAAAATATGGGAAGAAAGAGGTTATTTTGAAATAGATGGAAATAAGTCTATTTGGAAAACAGATTCAAATGGGAAACAAAAAACATTTTCTATCATGATGCCACCTCCAAATGTAACAGGAAGCTTACATATAGGTCATGCCTTGACATTTACATTACAAGATATTATTACTAGATATAAAAGAATGGATGGTTTTAAAACTCTTTGGCAACCAGGAACTGACCATGCAGGAATAGCAACTCAAAATGTTGTTGAAAAACAATTACTAGCAGAAGGTACAACAAAAGAAGAAATAGGAAGAGAAAAATTTCTTGAAAGAGCATGGAAGCAAAAAGAAACATCTGGTGGAAACATAGTTCACCAAATGAGAAAACTTGGAGTTACTCCTGCTTGGAAAAGAGAGCGATTTACGATGGATGAGGGATTAAAAGAGGCTGTAAAAGAAGCTTTTATCTCTTTATACAACGAAGGTCATATCACTCAAAATAACTACATGGTAAATTGGTGTACACACGATGGTGCATTATCAGATATCGAAGTTGAACACGAAGAGGTAAATGGTAAGTTTTACCACATGATTTATAAGTTTGCAGATGGAAGTGGTGAACTTCAAGTGGCAACTACTAGACCTGAAACATATTTTGGGGATACAGCTATTATGGTTCATCCAGAAGATGAAAGATATAAATCAATTGTTGGAAAAGAAGTATTATTACCATTAACAAATAGAACTATCAAAGTTATCACAGATTCTCATGTTGATATGGAATTTGGAACAGGTGTTGTAAAAGTTACTCCTGCTCATGACCAAAATGACTATGAGGTTGGAAAAAGACACGATTTAGAGTTTATAAAGGTATTCGATGAAAAAGGTATTTTAAATGAATACTGTGGAGAATTTGCTGGACTTGAAAGACTAGAAGCACGACCAATTATCGTAAAAGCTTTAGAAGAAGCTGGATATATCGTAAAAATTGAAGAACATACTCACCAAGTAGGGCATTGTTATAGATGTAAAAATATTGTTGAGCCATTTATCTCTCAACAATGGTTTTTAAGCTCTGAAATGGCTCAAGAATCAATCAGAAAAACAAAAGAGACTACAAAAGAAAGAGCTGTATCAGGTGAGCATAATGGAACACTTTTTCACCCTGCACATTGGATAAATTCATATACAGCTTGGATGGATGAATTAAGACCTTGGTGTATTTCAAGACAACTTTGGTGGGGACATAGAATTCCTGTATTTACTTGTGACGATTGTGGACATCAATGGGCTGATAAAGCGGATGAGCCTGAAATTTGTCCAAAATGTGGAAGTAAACATTATACTCAAGACCCAGATGTTTTAGATACTTGGTTCTCATCTGCACTTTGGGCTATGTCGCCGTTAGGTTGGGGAAATAATGGAAAATTAGAAGAGTTATATAACTCAACTGATGAAGAAGATTTTTATCCAAATTCACTGTTAATTACTGGTTTTGATATTATGTTCTTTTGGGTAGCAAGAATGATGATGATGGGTGAACATTTCAAAAAACAATTACCATTTGAAGATATTTATATGCACGCATTAGTTAGAGATGAACATGGTGCAAAAATGTCAAAATCAAAAGGAAATGTTATTGATCCACTTGATATGGTAAATGAACATTCTGCTGATATTATCAGATTTACTTTAGCATATCTTTGTGTTCAAGGTAGAGACATAAAACTGGGAGCTAAAAACCTAGAGCAATTTAGAAACTTTACAAATAAACTTTATAATGCAAGTAATTTCTTACAGTTAAATGTAGAAACTTTCCCTGATTTAAAAGATATTGAAATTAAAACACCACTTGGTCTTTATATGCAAAGTAAATTAAGTGATGCAGTTGATGAGTTAAGAAATGCACTTGAAACTTATAAATTCAACGAATCAGCATCTATTTTATATAAATTCGTATGGAATGAATTCTGCGACTGGGGAATTGAATATGCAAAAGCTTCTAAAGATTCAGTTGTAGAACTTGGAGCAATTTTCAAAGAGACGCTTAAGATGGTTTCTCCATTTATGCCATTTATTTCTGATTATTTATATCATAAATTAAGTGGAACAACACTTGAAGATGGTGATTCATTAATGATTATGAATTTCCCAAAAGAAATAGCAAAAAATCAAGAAATCGAAGATATGTTTGCAATCATAGAAGAAGCAATTACAGCTATACGAAGAGCAAAAGTTATCATAGATATGGGTAATTCAAAAATTGCGAAAGCGTATTTAAAAATCAATAAAAATATTGATGAGAAAACAGCAAAACCATTTATAGAAAAACTTGCAAAAGTTGAGAATTTAGAGTTTGTATCTGCAAAAGTAGAAAATTCAATCACAGATGTAAGTGATAACTTAGAAGTTTATATCCCAACTGGTGAAATTGATATGACACCAATTATTTCTAAACTTACAAAACAACAAGAAAAATTAGAAAAAGAGATAGCAAAATTATCTGGAATGCTAAATAATGAAAGATTCGTAGCAAATGCACCAGCAAATGTTTTAGAAGAAAATAGAGCAGGGTTAGCATCGGCTGAAAATAAACTAGCTAAGGTTGTGGCTGAACTTAAATCTTTGAGTTAA
- a CDS encoding HD-GYP domain-containing protein: protein MDKKKQMQFNLNNFLLSTSIALDFVSMNRYKISLGHAKRVAFIALNIGIKFDLSPEELSDLCSYSLLSSIGLNQSSDDKTFCEISNECAKEFTFLNQSENILLYQKEKVDGSGILGLKDKEIPLFSQIIFLARTLDIMYDFGKENIKNRFDAIEFVKENLDIYFSRQIIEKFFECVKDVSFWQDMLNEQDTMMFIYASLHDFTKALDFEDILKMTTIFHKIENPQSKLIELSQIMCDFYEFEHKDKQTFLIASSLCNIGKLTLGKDLLEKVDELNIYEIEKIRTYPYYTKKILQNIIGFSDITSWAIKVQERLDGRGYILGLSAKDLNFKDRLLQTLYAYNALREDRVYREFFSHDEAIEILKFEASENRFDITIIEDLDKILKES, encoded by the coding sequence ATGGATAAGAAAAAACAGATGCAATTTAATTTAAATAATTTTTTACTCTCAACAAGTATAGCTTTAGATTTTGTTTCAATGAATAGATATAAAATAAGTTTAGGACATGCAAAAAGAGTAGCTTTTATAGCTTTAAATATTGGAATAAAATTTGATTTAAGCCCTGAGGAATTAAGTGATTTATGCTCATACTCACTTCTTAGTTCAATTGGATTAAACCAAAGTAGTGATGATAAAACTTTTTGTGAAATTTCAAATGAGTGTGCAAAAGAGTTTACTTTTTTAAATCAAAGTGAAAATATACTTCTTTATCAAAAAGAAAAAGTAGATGGAAGTGGTATTTTGGGATTAAAAGATAAAGAGATTCCTCTTTTTTCTCAGATAATATTTTTAGCTAGAACTTTAGATATTATGTATGACTTTGGAAAAGAAAATATAAAAAATAGGTTTGATGCAATAGAATTTGTAAAAGAGAATTTAGATATATACTTTTCAAGACAAATTATTGAGAAGTTTTTTGAGTGTGTAAAAGATGTGAGTTTTTGGCAAGATATGTTAAATGAGCAAGATACTATGATGTTTATTTATGCCTCTTTACATGATTTTACTAAAGCTTTAGATTTTGAAGATATTTTAAAAATGACAACAATTTTTCACAAAATTGAAAATCCTCAATCAAAATTGATTGAATTATCTCAAATTATGTGTGATTTTTATGAGTTTGAACACAAAGATAAACAAACATTTTTAATAGCTTCAAGTTTATGTAATATTGGAAAACTAACTTTAGGAAAAGATTTATTAGAAAAAGTTGATGAGTTAAATATTTATGAAATTGAAAAAATAAGAACTTATCCATACTATACAAAAAAGATTTTACAAAATATTATAGGTTTTTCAGATATTACTTCTTGGGCTATAAAAGTTCAAGAACGACTTGATGGAAGGGGATATATTTTAGGTTTAAGTGCAAAAGATTTAAATTTTAAAGATAGATTATTACAAACACTATATGCATATAATGCCTTAAGAGAAGATAGAGTCTACAGAGAATTTTTTAGTCATGATGAAGCAATAGAAATTTTAAAGTTTGAAGCAAGTGAAAATAGATTTGATATTACAATAATTGAAGATTTGGATAAGATTTTAAAAGAGAGTTAA